In the Aneurinibacillus soli genome, one interval contains:
- a CDS encoding RNA degradosome polyphosphate kinase — MKKTNQETPDISLPAYYNNRELSWLAFNKRVLEEAQDDSNPLLEKLKFLAIFSSNLDEFFMVRVAGLKDQIKVGFTKPEDKSGLTPKQQVDEITQKTTDLVTAQYAVYHKILHALHHEDIEIARIQEINETQYAYLEQLFEHTLLPILTPMAVDTYHPLPKLLNKRINLAIFLSRKNDRKQERLLAIVQVPALFSRFIKLPAAQDKHIFILLEDVLCHFMYKLFTGYDILSVSEFRITRNADLTIDEDDTQDFLREIEKELKKRELGVAVRLEIRENEVDHTLLPYLLNALGIDKKDVYAVNGPLDLTFLFAFYNRLADTKEHLIYERFTPQPTRDFLESHNVFEIVEKQDVLLHHPYESFQPVIDFLCQAADDPGVMAIKQTLYRVSGNSPIINALKRAAENGKQVTVLLELKARFDEGNNVHWAKELEEVGCHVIYGMNQLKTHSKITLVVRRKEGHIQCFVHLGTGNYNDVTAKVYTDMGFFTSHPEFGKDAIDFFNYLSGYCDKPMFYHLRTSPFDIRDELMQLIDEEIEYQHKNGTGHIIAKMNSITDKKLMMKLYEASRAGVKIELIVRGICCLRPGIKNVSETITVRSIVGRFLEHERIFYFNHNNKEKVFISSADWMTRNMENRVEIMVPIYATHLKIRIKEILSVMLKDNFKAREQGADGEYHYVSPKQGEPRINSQQTFCIQAYEARGSEES, encoded by the coding sequence CCTGCATACTACAACAACCGGGAACTTAGCTGGCTGGCATTTAACAAACGAGTGCTGGAGGAAGCACAGGACGACAGCAATCCGCTTCTGGAGAAACTCAAGTTTCTGGCGATTTTTAGTTCCAATCTGGATGAGTTCTTTATGGTACGGGTCGCCGGATTAAAGGACCAGATTAAAGTCGGATTTACTAAACCAGAGGACAAATCAGGCCTCACACCTAAGCAACAGGTTGATGAAATTACACAAAAAACAACCGACCTGGTGACCGCTCAATACGCCGTCTATCATAAAATTCTGCACGCATTGCATCATGAAGATATCGAGATTGCCCGCATACAAGAGATAAACGAGACGCAATACGCGTACCTTGAGCAGTTATTTGAGCATACGTTACTTCCGATTCTGACGCCGATGGCTGTGGATACGTACCATCCGCTCCCCAAATTGTTGAACAAGCGAATTAATCTCGCCATTTTTCTGAGCCGGAAAAACGATCGTAAGCAGGAACGACTGCTTGCGATTGTACAAGTACCCGCACTATTCAGTCGGTTTATCAAACTGCCAGCCGCTCAAGACAAGCACATCTTCATCCTGCTCGAAGATGTACTTTGCCATTTTATGTATAAATTATTTACTGGCTACGATATACTTTCGGTCTCCGAGTTCCGGATTACCCGCAACGCCGATTTAACCATCGATGAGGACGATACTCAAGATTTTCTCCGCGAAATCGAAAAAGAATTAAAAAAACGAGAACTTGGTGTAGCGGTCCGACTGGAAATCCGTGAAAACGAGGTAGACCACACCCTCCTTCCCTATTTGCTCAATGCATTAGGTATTGATAAAAAAGATGTGTATGCCGTTAACGGACCGCTGGACTTAACATTTCTATTCGCTTTTTACAATCGGCTTGCGGACACGAAAGAACACCTTATCTATGAAAGATTTACGCCGCAGCCGACTCGGGATTTTCTCGAAAGCCACAATGTCTTTGAGATTGTAGAAAAACAAGACGTGCTGCTTCACCATCCGTATGAATCTTTTCAACCTGTGATTGATTTTTTGTGCCAAGCGGCAGATGATCCGGGCGTGATGGCGATTAAACAAACACTCTACCGTGTCAGCGGCAATTCACCAATCATTAATGCATTAAAGCGTGCGGCTGAAAATGGCAAGCAGGTAACGGTTCTGCTTGAACTGAAAGCACGTTTTGACGAAGGAAACAACGTCCACTGGGCTAAAGAACTAGAGGAAGTTGGCTGTCATGTCATCTATGGAATGAATCAACTGAAGACCCATAGCAAAATTACGCTCGTCGTCCGACGTAAAGAAGGACACATTCAGTGCTTCGTTCACCTTGGTACGGGAAATTATAATGACGTTACAGCCAAAGTCTATACGGATATGGGCTTTTTCACTTCGCATCCGGAGTTCGGCAAGGACGCTATCGACTTCTTTAATTATTTAAGCGGCTACTGTGACAAGCCGATGTTTTACCATCTACGTACGTCTCCATTCGATATCCGGGACGAACTGATGCAACTTATTGATGAAGAAATCGAATACCAGCACAAAAACGGTACTGGACATATCATTGCCAAAATGAACTCCATTACAGACAAAAAACTTATGATGAAGCTATACGAAGCCTCAAGAGCCGGCGTGAAAATCGAGCTTATCGTACGAGGGATTTGCTGTCTTCGTCCTGGAATTAAAAATGTTAGCGAAACCATTACAGTACGCAGCATCGTCGGACGATTCCTTGAACATGAAAGAATTTTTTACTTCAATCATAACAATAAAGAGAAGGTCTTCATCTCTTCGGCAGACTGGATGACACGTAATATGGAGAACCGAGTAGAAATTATGGTTCCGATCTATGCAACCCATTTGAAAATCCGCATTAAAGAAATCTTGTCGGTTATGCTGAAGGATAACTTCAAAGCGCGCGAACAGGGGGCGGATGGTGAGTATCACTATGTATCTCCTAAGCAAGGCGAACCAAGGATAAACAGCCAGCAGACGTTCTGTATCCAGGCTTATGAAGCCAGAGGAAGCGAAGAAAGTTAA
- a CDS encoding methyl-accepting chemotaxis protein — protein sequence MRISSVLKIKGALFLILSLLTVGSVYYLDASVETMELATKRQAEFKQLGIDLATASDYLTNEARYYVQFGDKKHLDNYWKEVNETKTRDRVITRLKELNAPQEELDLLAKAKQNSDVLIDTEDRAMKAVEAKNFEAARHLMFDETYDANKKLITDPINEFQKKMNSRAEQEAQSAKERVGWFLLVTNVMIGLMVIVIMSMLVLLYRKIKPLSDVATKMQELANSEADLTVRLSYTGKDEVGQIVRSFNTMLSGLQGLIRQVVVTTEQAASACGTLATQAQKTEQASQHISGTVQEVAAGSDSQLQGAEETARAMEEIAAGVQRIAESSSLVSEAAIHTTKGARDGNHTIQKVVTQIGSIHNSVSHSASVVQKLGERSAQIGQIVEVITDIANQTNLLALNAAIEAARAGEHGKGFAVVADEVRKLAEQSKVSAEQISNLIQEIKTNTIQAVETMQKGTEDVEEGMIIVQQSGEAFEHILHSIEQVAGQIQEVSAASEEISASTEEVSAAVEDGARVSKEAADHSRQVAALSMEQMEMIQDVSSSLQQLEEIAQNLHGMVYKFKI from the coding sequence GTGAGAATATCATCAGTACTAAAAATTAAGGGAGCGCTCTTTCTAATCCTTTCATTGCTAACAGTAGGAAGCGTTTATTATCTGGATGCTAGTGTAGAAACAATGGAGCTTGCTACAAAGCGACAAGCTGAGTTCAAGCAGTTAGGAATCGACTTGGCAACTGCATCGGATTATTTGACAAATGAAGCACGTTACTATGTGCAATTTGGGGATAAAAAGCATTTGGACAACTACTGGAAGGAAGTAAATGAAACGAAAACGCGAGATCGTGTTATAACGCGCCTGAAAGAGCTGAACGCTCCACAAGAAGAGCTTGACTTATTAGCAAAAGCAAAACAGAACTCCGATGTCCTTATAGACACAGAAGACAGGGCCATGAAAGCAGTAGAAGCAAAAAATTTCGAAGCGGCCCGACATCTCATGTTCGATGAAACGTACGATGCTAACAAAAAGCTAATTACGGATCCAATTAATGAGTTTCAGAAAAAAATGAACAGCCGGGCTGAGCAAGAAGCTCAAAGCGCGAAAGAAAGAGTGGGCTGGTTCTTACTCGTAACAAATGTCATGATTGGATTAATGGTCATCGTCATTATGAGTATGCTTGTACTATTGTATAGAAAGATAAAACCACTATCGGATGTAGCAACGAAAATGCAGGAGTTGGCGAACAGTGAGGCAGACTTAACGGTGCGCCTTTCGTATACAGGCAAGGATGAGGTAGGGCAGATTGTCCGTTCGTTTAATACAATGTTATCAGGCTTACAAGGTCTGATTCGGCAAGTTGTAGTAACGACAGAGCAGGCTGCGTCTGCTTGTGGGACACTGGCTACTCAGGCGCAGAAGACGGAGCAGGCATCCCAACATATTTCGGGTACGGTACAGGAAGTGGCAGCCGGATCGGATTCACAGTTACAAGGAGCGGAAGAAACCGCACGAGCCATGGAAGAAATCGCGGCCGGTGTTCAGCGAATTGCCGAATCTTCGTCACTTGTATCCGAAGCGGCTATTCATACAACGAAAGGAGCAAGAGACGGTAATCATACGATTCAAAAGGTTGTAACACAAATTGGTTCGATTCATAATTCAGTAAGCCACTCTGCCTCTGTCGTCCAGAAGCTGGGTGAGCGCTCAGCACAAATTGGTCAGATTGTAGAGGTCATTACGGATATCGCAAACCAGACAAACTTGCTCGCATTGAATGCAGCAATTGAAGCAGCACGAGCGGGCGAGCACGGAAAAGGATTTGCGGTTGTGGCGGATGAAGTACGAAAGCTGGCTGAGCAGTCGAAGGTGTCAGCTGAGCAAATCTCCAATCTGATTCAAGAAATTAAAACAAATACCATACAGGCAGTAGAAACGATGCAAAAGGGAACAGAAGATGTAGAGGAAGGCATGATAATCGTTCAACAATCGGGGGAAGCATTCGAACATATTCTACATTCGATTGAGCAAGTAGCTGGGCAAATACAGGAAGTGTCCGCAGCATCCGAAGAGATTTCCGCCAGCACGGAAGAAGTATCCGCAGCAGTGGAGGACGGAGCACGAGTTTCTAAGGAAGCAGCAGACCATTCCAGGCAGGTGGCGGCTCTGTCAATGGAACAGATGGAAATGATTCAAGACGTGTCTAGTTCGTTACAGCAGCTTGAAGAGATAGCCCAAAATCTGCATGGTATGGTATATAAATTCAAAATATAA
- a CDS encoding GyrI-like domain-containing protein — MNPPKIVKKDEIKIIGIEARTTNEYESTGEGKIPRLWERYFVEQIPNKIPAQINPDVTFGLYTDYENGALGLYSIVIGIESNDLEKLPDGMVVKVIPAATYMVFTTEKGPISEVVPQAWAYIWKWFESSNVKRAFSGDFEWYDARSCNPNWAEVDIYIAVM, encoded by the coding sequence ATGAATCCACCAAAAATCGTGAAAAAAGATGAAATAAAAATAATTGGGATCGAAGCTCGTACAACGAATGAATATGAAAGTACCGGGGAAGGGAAAATACCGCGATTATGGGAGCGATATTTTGTAGAACAAATTCCTAATAAAATTCCGGCTCAAATCAATCCGGATGTAACGTTTGGTTTGTATACCGATTATGAGAATGGGGCTTTAGGTCTGTATTCAATCGTTATCGGAATAGAAAGTAACGATCTTGAAAAGTTACCAGATGGCATGGTTGTGAAAGTGATTCCAGCAGCTACGTACATGGTTTTTACGACTGAGAAAGGGCCGATTTCAGAGGTGGTTCCTCAAGCGTGGGCATACATTTGGAAGTGGTTTGAAAGTTCAAACGTAAAACGTGCCTTTAGTGGAGATTTTGAATGGTACGATGCAAGAAGCTGTAACCCTAATTGGGCAGAGGTCGATATTTATATTGCTGTTATGTAA
- a CDS encoding DinB family protein, with protein sequence MNTKESLRQFEEISTTYLQELDHFGLEQLTRKPAESEWSLGQMYMHLINSALYMQLRNVEACRNQIGQHVSTVEEKTENGEAIFAQGSFPPIRIQVPSSKEYTPLQPESKEQIGTGLKRVLDQMRELEPTLDAIPLAYTARHPRLGALHAKEWYMLVEMHYRHHLRQKERIETWLMEGRQEK encoded by the coding sequence ATGAATACAAAAGAATCTTTGCGTCAATTTGAAGAAATCTCTACTACATATCTTCAGGAGCTGGATCACTTCGGCTTGGAGCAACTCACTCGTAAACCAGCTGAGAGTGAATGGTCGCTTGGACAGATGTACATGCACCTGATCAACTCGGCTCTCTACATGCAGCTTCGGAACGTGGAAGCATGTAGAAACCAGATCGGTCAACACGTCAGTACAGTAGAAGAGAAAACTGAAAACGGAGAGGCCATATTTGCCCAAGGCAGCTTTCCACCGATAAGAATTCAAGTTCCATCTTCTAAAGAGTACACACCTTTGCAGCCAGAGAGTAAAGAACAGATTGGTACTGGCTTGAAGCGGGTACTGGATCAAATGCGTGAACTAGAACCTACGCTTGATGCAATTCCCTTGGCTTATACAGCCCGGCACCCTCGGTTAGGTGCATTACATGCGAAGGAATGGTACATGCTTGTGGAAATGCATTACCGTCATCACCTTCGCCAAAAAGAGCGGATCGAGACATGGCTTATGGAAGGGAGACAGGAGAAATGA
- a CDS encoding helix-turn-helix transcriptional regulator codes for MNKTDRMLAIVLELQRSGTRRAEDLAAIFETSIRTIYRDVQALSEAGVPIVGAPGQGYSLVDGYFLPPVSFTAEEAVTLLLGIDFVEQQFDVNYRVKARASRGKIESILPDSVQRETVRMRASLKLLAGTTADSEQAEEALGLLRRAVLEERKVHFHYMKKIPEPTGNRQSSRTVEPYGLVYVGGTWTLIAFCNLRQELRHFRLRRMCELTLLDETFKRPPDFNLQTYEPPDDRNILVHILMNRDLLDKVKEYNYFYTEALEDTPEGLLVVLRVRQFEEVLPWVLSWGADAKVLGPASLRKRVQEEIAKMIKHY; via the coding sequence GTGAATAAAACAGATCGCATGTTGGCTATTGTATTAGAACTACAGCGTAGCGGCACAAGGCGTGCGGAAGACTTGGCTGCCATATTCGAGACAAGCATACGGACGATCTACCGAGACGTACAGGCTCTTAGTGAGGCTGGGGTACCCATCGTAGGAGCTCCTGGTCAAGGATATTCACTGGTTGATGGCTATTTTTTACCTCCTGTAAGCTTCACAGCAGAGGAAGCCGTAACGTTACTGCTCGGTATCGACTTTGTTGAGCAGCAGTTTGATGTGAACTATCGTGTTAAGGCACGCGCGTCTAGGGGGAAGATCGAGTCGATTCTACCTGATTCTGTACAGAGAGAGACGGTACGGATGCGTGCTAGCTTGAAGTTGCTCGCGGGAACAACTGCTGATAGTGAGCAAGCCGAGGAAGCACTTGGATTACTACGCCGAGCTGTACTAGAGGAGAGGAAAGTACACTTCCACTATATGAAAAAAATACCGGAGCCTACTGGTAATCGCCAAAGTTCTCGTACGGTTGAGCCATACGGCCTTGTGTATGTAGGTGGAACATGGACACTTATTGCGTTTTGCAATCTGCGACAGGAGTTGCGCCATTTTCGCTTACGTCGCATGTGTGAGCTGACATTGCTGGACGAGACATTTAAAAGACCACCTGATTTTAACTTACAAACGTATGAGCCTCCTGATGATCGTAACATTCTGGTACATATTTTGATGAATCGAGATCTTTTGGATAAGGTTAAAGAGTACAATTATTTTTACACGGAAGCATTAGAGGATACTCCGGAAGGTCTACTTGTTGTGCTTAGAGTTCGTCAGTTCGAGGAAGTGCTGCCATGGGTACTGAGTTGGGGAGCGGATGCGAAGGTGTTGGGGCCAGCATCGTTGCGGAAGCGAGTTCAGGAAGAAATAGCAAAAATGATAAAACACTACTGA
- a CDS encoding amino acid ABC transporter substrate-binding protein, giving the protein MKRFIAILFVFGMILSLIAGCSSTSNNKKELVIGVDDQFAPMGFRDDKNELVGFDIDYARAAGKKMGYNVVFQPIDWSAKESELASGRINLIWNGYTITDERKQKVLFTKPYLKNSQVIVTLQKSPITKLDDLAGKKIGLQSMSSAADALNANPIKAKVGNVTEYKDNVSALSDLKIGRVDAIAMDEVVARYYMSKEKDTFKLLNESLAPEEYGIGVKKGNEKLLNELQKALDDMNKDGSAAEISKKWFGEDKVLK; this is encoded by the coding sequence ATGAAAAGATTTATAGCCATACTTTTTGTATTCGGGATGATTCTATCTCTCATTGCCGGATGCTCTAGCACCAGCAATAATAAAAAAGAATTAGTCATCGGCGTTGATGACCAATTTGCCCCAATGGGATTTCGGGATGATAAAAACGAACTTGTTGGGTTCGACATTGATTACGCACGTGCAGCCGGTAAAAAGATGGGGTACAACGTTGTATTCCAGCCAATCGATTGGTCAGCAAAAGAATCCGAACTGGCTAGCGGTCGCATTAATTTGATCTGGAATGGATATACCATTACAGATGAAAGAAAGCAAAAAGTATTATTTACAAAACCATATCTGAAAAACTCGCAAGTTATCGTTACTCTGCAAAAATCACCGATTACGAAATTAGACGATCTTGCAGGTAAAAAAATCGGGCTGCAATCGATGTCTTCAGCAGCGGATGCTTTAAATGCAAATCCAATCAAAGCAAAAGTCGGTAATGTAACCGAGTACAAAGATAATGTGTCAGCATTAAGTGATTTAAAAATCGGTCGCGTCGATGCGATTGCTATGGACGAAGTAGTCGCCCGCTATTATATGTCGAAAGAAAAAGACACATTTAAGTTACTCAATGAATCATTAGCTCCAGAAGAGTACGGAATCGGCGTTAAGAAAGGCAATGAAAAATTGTTGAATGAGCTGCAAAAAGCTCTCGATGACATGAACAAAGACGGCTCAGCAGCCGAAATCTCTAAAAAATGGTTTGGCGAAGATAAAGTATTGAAATAA